A genome region from Purpureocillium takamizusanense chromosome 8, complete sequence includes the following:
- a CDS encoding uncharacterized protein (COG:O~EggNog:ENOG503NVI6), translated as MAEVKRQPSLSREVITTITTQKDCIVSEKATVKDTAMESSNGDQPASVPRRYDPDLLIGYESDSSLTSWSSSSSPPIITRRAHRTAARRADRAKKQAAGKAAEQDRLREEETKKWISRLRKRPPVVDYREVDYEHFKNRYGLDDGLHIIEVLRASPTTPDDIEAERILRSTMGRSPAQEHPTKVMNPGASWSQRIRINSDVVLDHLATFSGPGGEWLRDGPRTFFRPFRCLLYYQPQMHKALRDLEEKWAELEQLDDNSGQETEAVEKQVEQTRVGEDEKGDGSDSEGAREEEETDSNAEGPTREEGVAALRHLRCYVNFVEKHLKPLENLFDGTSRTRVRFNDLDLLFKPGDLVYSPHWRSTSVRSGRDYQSLWRIYHVSRPYYGRSQLNDTRLDLGGDVLQLCSYSIDYNGESFGPVKAKHRISAYGGEKDITDLPVYPLRFADGADRIRAELKRQGSSFLSCVTQNHMYYEGWTIPVQRKSSGGESNEGPDDPPEHIDSAVILDFVEAFKHNPGWKPKTTKIGTRTQFHSKGLDKFQLAHWSDRDRGELWYSASDLTQRQDGVHVHRKNDYLNDHDAFVQATRSGALKLLENEEDIMLLPRRVAVYALRERRFLQVDVLSLHNPAEQRALFRDLKINPSHKRMLKSLVEAHFRNRHIQRQHPLVRLNQDIIQGKGSGLFILLHGVPGVGKTATAEAIAHEKNQPLFHITCGDLGFTPKEVEGELKEIFRLAHLWDCVLLLDEADIFLARRDMTNLKRNALVSVFLRVLEYYSGILFLTTNRVGTLDEAFKSRIHISLYYERLNLKRTLAIFDVNIRHLKEIEEKKERELADSDMKEPSLQIKRDSILRFAEWHYKNTSQSVRWNGRQIRNAFQIASSLARYDVHKNAAGDFDSKAKKQGESNKGVGESDPEPVLDERHFELVSEAIERFDNYFFLATGERDEDTARREMVREDHARHEDLLQVRPKRDPPSPRATSWNRDTPSRSKYDGKENRSPKTPKGNSSLLSSSGRSGRSGGARGRDTREYSSSFQERDHRAPSVAGSRRDARSHKYMSEEDEDEEKGYYSDEYAAAHWYEGDRGHKTSARRSRGNRGTYEDGDGTYREKHRHDHDDDDEDDDEDD; from the exons ATGGCCGAAGTGAAG CGTCAGCCGAGCTTGTCTCGCGAGGTGATCACCACCATTACAACGCAGAAAGACTGCATCGTAAGTGAGAAAGCG ACGGTAAAGGACACTGCAATGGAGTCCTCGAATGGAGATCAGCCCGCTTCAGTGCCCAGGCGTTACGACCCGGACCTGCTGATCGGATATGAATCCGACAGCTCACTGACAAGTTGGAGcagctcatcatcaccaccaatAATAACGAGGAGGGCACATCGTACCGCCGCCAGGCGCGCAGATCGTGCCAAGAAACAGGCAGCCGGTAAAGCCGCAGAGCAGGACAGACTCCGCGAAGAAGAAACCAAGAAATGGATCTCGCGTCTGCGCAAGAGgccccccgtcgtcgactaCAGGGAGGTCGACTACGAGCACTTCAAGAACCGCTACGGCCTGGACGACGGCCTGCACATCATCGAAGTTCTCCGCGCCAGCCCAACCACGCCGGACGACATCGAGGCGGAGAGGATACTGCGAAGCACGATGGGCAGGAGCCCGGCGCAAGAGCACCCGACCAAGGTGATGAATCCCGGCGCGTCCTGGTCGCAGCGGATCCGGATCAATTCCGACGTGGTGTTGGACCACCTGGCGACCTTCTCTGGACCCGGTGGCGAGTGGCTGCGAGACGGCCCAAGGACCTTCTTCCGGCCGTTTCGCTGCCTTTTATACTATCAGCCGCAGATGCACAAGGCCTTGCGGGATCTAGAGGAGAAGTGGGCCGAGCTTGAGCAGTTGGACGACAACTCCGGACAGGAGACGGAGGCCGTGGAGAAACAAGTTGAGCAGACGCGAGTGGGAGAAGACGAAAAGGGTGACGGCAGCGATAGCGAGGGGgcccgggaggaggaggagactgACTCGAACGCAGAAGGTCCCACGAGAGAAGAGGGCgttgctgcgctgcgacACCTCCGCTGCTACGTCAACTTTGTCGAAAAACACCTCAAGCCGCTCGAGAACCTTTTCGACGGCACGTCGAGAACGAGGGTCCGGTTCAACGACCTCGACCTTTTGTTCAAGCCGGGTGATCTGGTCTACTCGCCACACTGGCGATCGACCAGCGTCAGATCAGGACGCGACTACCAGTCACTCTGGAGGATATACCACGTATCGAGGCCATACTACGGTCGTTCGCAGCTCAACGACACCAGGCTCGACCTCGGAGGAGACGTCCTCCAGCTCTGCTCCTACAGCATCGACTACAACGGCGAGTCCTTCGGGCCGGTCAAGGCAAAGCACAGGATCAGCGCGTACGGGGGGGAAAAGGACATCACGGACCTGCCCGTCTACCCGCTGCgcttcgccgacggcgccgacaggATCAGGGCGGAGCTGAAGAGGCAGGGCAGCTCGTTCCTGTCCTGCGTCACGCAGAACCACATGTACTACGAAGGGTGGACGATCCCCGTGCAGCGCAaaagcagcggcggcgagagcaaCGAGGGCCCCGACGATCCCCCGGAGCACATCGACAgcgccgtcatcctcgactTTGTGGAGGCCTTCAAGCATAACCCGGGCTGGAAGCCCAAGACCACCAAGATCGGGACCCGGACGCAGTTCCACAGCAAGGGTCTCGACAAGTTCCAGCTCGCGCACTGGTCCGACAGAGACAGGGGCGAGCTGTGGTACTCGGCCAGCGATCTTACGCAGAGACAAGACGGTGTCCACGTCCATCGCAAGAATGACTATCTCAACGACCACGATGCATTCGTTCAAGCTACGCGCAGCGGGGCGTTGAAGCTTCTGGAGAATGAAGAGGACATCATGCTCCTGCCTCGTCGGGTCGCGGTATACGCACTCAGGGAGCGGCGCTTCCTTCAAGTCGACGTCCTGTCGCTGCACAATCCAGCCGAGCAGCGGGCCTTGTTCAGGGACCTCAAGATCAACCCAAGCCACAAGCGCATGCTCAAGTCGCTGGTCGAAGCCCATTTTCGGAACCGTCACATACAGCGTCAGCACCCGCTGGTAAGGCTGAACCAGGATATCATCCAGGGCAAGGGCTCCGGCTTGTTCATCCTCCTGCATGGAGTGCCCGGCGTGGGTAAGACGGCCACTGCCGAGGCCATTGCCCATGAGAAGAACCAGCCGCTGTTCCACATAACCTGTGGCGACCTGGGTTTTACCCCGAAGGAGGTCGAGGGAGAGCTCAAAGAGATCTTCCGCCTCGCCCATCTCTGGGACTGCGTGTTGCttctcgacgaagccgacaTCTTCTTGGCGAGGCGGGACATGACCAACCTCAAGCGCAACGCGCTCGTTTCCG TTTTCTTGCGGGTGCTCGAGTACTACAGCGGCATTTTGTTCCTCACCACGAACCGAGTCGGGACCCTGGACGAAGCCTTCAAGTCTCGCATTCACATTAGCTTGTACTACGAGCGGTTGAACCTCAAACGCACCCTAGCCATCTTCGATGTCAACATCCGTCACCTCAAAGAAatcgaggagaagaaggagagggaGCTGGCCGACAGCGACATGAAGGAGCCGTCTCTGCAGATCAAAAGGGACAGCATCCTGCGTTTTGCAGAATGGCACTACAAAAACACGTCCCAGTCTGTGAGGTGGAACGGGCGACAGATTCGGAACGCCTTCCAGATCGCGTCATCGCTCGCCCGATACGACGTCCACAAGAACGCGGCCGGGGACTTTGATTCCAAGGCGAAGAAGCAGGGCGAGTCGAACAAGGGTGTCGGGGAATCGGACCCAGAACCCGTCCTGGACGAGAGGCATTTCGAACTGGTGTCCGAAGCCATCGAGCGATTTGACAATTACTTCTTCCTTGCCACCGGCGAGAGGGACGAGGACACGGCGCGTAGAGAAATGGTTCGCGAGGACCACGCCCGCCACGAGGACCTTCTCCAGGTCCGGCCAAAACGCGACCCTCCATCTCCGCGTGCTACATCCTGGAACCGAGACACGCCAAGTCGAAGCAAGTATGATGGCAAGGAAAACCGCAGCCCGAAAACGCCCAAAGGCAACTCCAGCCTGCTCAGCAGCTCGGGAAGAAGTGgtcggagcggcggcgcccgtggcAGAGACACACGTGAGTATTCTTCTTCGTTTCAAGAACGAGACCACAGAGCCCCCTCCGTCGCGGGTTcgcgacgcgacgcccgcTCGCACAAATACATGtccgaggaagacgaggacgaagagaaGGGCTATTACTCGGACGAATATGCGGCTGCTCACTGGTATGAGGGAGACCGAGGACACAAGACCTCAGCCCGTCGAAGTCGAGGTAACCGTGGCACGTATGAGGATGGAGATGGAACGTACCGTGAGAAGCATCGCCATGatcacgatgacgacgacgaagatgacgacgaagatgactGA
- a CDS encoding Phenylacetate 2-hydroxylase (SECRETED:SignalP(1-23~SECRETED:cutsite=LSA-TD~SECRETED:prob=0.3034)~EggNog:ENOG503NU6J~COG:Q), with the protein MSYQVVGIAILAAIYALIKFLSATDVPRIKGLPEIPGVPIFGNLLQLGVDHARVTQKWARKYGPVFQTRLGTKRIIFVNSYDSVRHFWVTHQSALISRPTYHTFHSVVSSSQGFTIGTSPWDESCKRRRKAAATALNRPATQSYMPILDLESTVSIKELLDDAKGGTVDVDPNAYVQRFALNTSLTLNYGFRIDGSVDSVLLKEITHVEREISNFRSTSNNWQDYVPLLRLWGAQNSTAKEYRARRDKYLTDMLTNLQDRIAKGTDKPCITGNILKDPEAKLNFAELKSICLTMVSAGLDTVPGNVIMGLAYLSTERGQAVQAKALRAIEEVYPNGEAWEKCLVEEKVPYITALVKETLRYWTVIPICLPRTSIHDIPYEGTVIPAGTTFFMVRRLRLRAQALNEDADETCQQNRTPTRPTTTTRGSRSPTSLFRNVISTTRRWARRTTPTGPGRACAPGRTWRTASCTRFTFASLRRLRLCRRGTTPTRPPWTPSRPTTRRRRSLWTRSRSRSGFGRGMRPSCGRGSRRRRRGHGICNTITLVHEHTGTCRLASRRWHMQHSATAPGSFVGLT; encoded by the exons ATGTCGTACCAAGTCGTGGGCATCGCCATCTTGGCCGCTATCTATGCCCTGATCAAGTTCCTCAGCGCCACCGACGTGCCCCGCATCAAGGGTCTCCCCGAGATTCCTGGTGTTCCCATCTTTGGCAActtgctgcagctcggcgtcgaccacgCCCGCGTCACACAGAAATGGGCTCGCAAGTACGGGCCCGTCTTTCAAACGCGACTCGGCACCAAG CGCATCATCTTCGTCAACAGCTATGACAGCGTCAGGCACTTTTGGGTTACACACCAGTCGGCCCTCATCTCTCGCCCGACCTACCACACCTTCCACTCGGTCGTATCCTCGTCCCAGGGCTTCACCATCGGCACCTCGCCCTGGGATGAATCGtgcaagcgccgccgcaaggcCGCTGCCACTGCGTTGAACCGGCCCGCGACGCAGTCGTACATGCCCATCCTGGACCTCGAGTCCACTGTCAGCATTAaagagctcctcgacgacgccaagggcggcactgtcgacgtcgaccccAACGCCTACGTCCAGAGGTTTGCGCTCAACACGTCCCTCACCCTCAACTACGGTTTCCGCATCGATGGCAGCGTCGACAGCGTTCTACTCAAGGAGATTACGCACGTGGAGCGCGAGATTTCCAATTTTCGCTCCACCAGCAATAACTGGCAGGATTATGTCcccctgctgcggctgtggGGGGCCCAGAACTCGACGGCCAAGGAGTACCGGGCCAGACGGGACAAGTACCTGACGGACATGCTCACCAACCTCCAAGACCGCATCGCCAAGGGCACGGACAAGCCGTGCATCACCGGAAACATTCTCAAGGACCCCGAGGCTAAGCTCAACTTTG CCGAGCTCAAGTCAATCTGCCTTACCATGGTATCGGCTGGCCTCGACACAGTCCCCGGCAACGTCATCATGGGCCTCGCGTACTTGTCGACGGAAAGGGGCCAGGCGGTgcaggccaaggcgctgAGAGCCATCGAGGAGGTGTACCCGAACGGCGAAGCGTGGGAAAAGTGCCTGGTAGAGGAAAAGGTGCCGTACATTACGGCGCTAGTCAAGGAGACGCTGCGATACTGGACCGTAATCCCCATCTGCCTGCCGCGGACGAGCATCCATGACATCCCGTACGAGGGCACCGTGATACCGGCGGGGACCACGTTTTTCATGGTTCGTCGACTACGTCTTCGTGCGCAGGCGTTGAACGAAGATGCTGACGAAACATGCCAACAAAATAGAACGCCTACGCGgccgactacgacgacgcgcgGTTCAAGGAGCCCTACGAGTTTGTTCCGGAACGTTatctcgacgacaaggaggTGGGCACGCCGCACTACGCCTACGGGGCCGGGTCGCGCATGTGCGCCGGGTCGCACTTGGCGAACCGCGAGCTGTACACGTTTTACATTCGCATCATTACGGCGTTTGAGGTTGTGCCGGCGCGGAaccacgccgacgcgcccaccatggacgccatcgaggccaACAACACGCCGACGTCGCTCACTATGGACACGAAGCCGTTCAAGGTCGGGCTTCGGGCGCGGGATGAGACCAAGCTGCGGACGTGGAtcgcggaggcggaggagaggaCACGGCATCTGTAACACCATAACCCTTGTACACGAACACACCGGGACGTGCAGGCTGGCGAGCCGTCGATGGCACATGCAACACTCGGCTACGGCCCCTGGTTCTTTTGTTGGTCTCACATGA
- a CDS encoding Phenylacetate 2-hydroxylase (SECRETED:SignalP(1-23~SECRETED:cutsite=LSA-TD~SECRETED:prob=0.3034)~EggNog:ENOG503NU6J~COG:Q) produces MSYQVVGIAILAAIYALIKFLSATDVPRIKGLPEIPGVPIFGNLLQLGVDHARVTQKWARKYGPVFQTRLGTKRIIFVNSYDSVRHFWVTHQSALISRPTYHTFHSVVSSSQGFTIGTSPWDESCKRRRKAAATALNRPATQSYMPILDLESTVSIKELLDDAKGGTVDVDPNAYVQRFALNTSLTLNYGFRIDGSVDSVLLKEITHVEREISNFRSTSNNWQDYVPLLRLWGAQNSTAKEYRARRDKYLTDMLTNLQDRIAKGTDKPCITGNILKDPEAKLNFAELKSICLTMVSAGLDTVPGNVIMGLAYLSTERGQAVQAKALRAIEEVYPNGEAWEKCLVEEKVPYITALVKETLRYWTVIPICLPRTSIHDIPYEGTVIPAGTTFFMNAYAADYDDARFKEPYEFVPERYLDDKEVGTPHYAYGAGSRMCAGSHLANRELYTFYIRIITAFEVVPARNHADAPTMDAIEANNTPTSLTMDTKPFKVGLRARDETKLRTWIAEAEERTRHL; encoded by the exons ATGTCGTACCAAGTCGTGGGCATCGCCATCTTGGCCGCTATCTATGCCCTGATCAAGTTCCTCAGCGCCACCGACGTGCCCCGCATCAAGGGTCTCCCCGAGATTCCTGGTGTTCCCATCTTTGGCAActtgctgcagctcggcgtcgaccacgCCCGCGTCACACAGAAATGGGCTCGCAAGTACGGGCCCGTCTTTCAAACGCGACTCGGCACCAAG CGCATCATCTTCGTCAACAGCTATGACAGCGTCAGGCACTTTTGGGTTACACACCAGTCGGCCCTCATCTCTCGCCCGACCTACCACACCTTCCACTCGGTCGTATCCTCGTCCCAGGGCTTCACCATCGGCACCTCGCCCTGGGATGAATCGtgcaagcgccgccgcaaggcCGCTGCCACTGCGTTGAACCGGCCCGCGACGCAGTCGTACATGCCCATCCTGGACCTCGAGTCCACTGTCAGCATTAaagagctcctcgacgacgccaagggcggcactgtcgacgtcgaccccAACGCCTACGTCCAGAGGTTTGCGCTCAACACGTCCCTCACCCTCAACTACGGTTTCCGCATCGATGGCAGCGTCGACAGCGTTCTACTCAAGGAGATTACGCACGTGGAGCGCGAGATTTCCAATTTTCGCTCCACCAGCAATAACTGGCAGGATTATGTCcccctgctgcggctgtggGGGGCCCAGAACTCGACGGCCAAGGAGTACCGGGCCAGACGGGACAAGTACCTGACGGACATGCTCACCAACCTCCAAGACCGCATCGCCAAGGGCACGGACAAGCCGTGCATCACCGGAAACATTCTCAAGGACCCCGAGGCTAAGCTCAACTTTG CCGAGCTCAAGTCAATCTGCCTTACCATGGTATCGGCTGGCCTCGACACAGTCCCCGGCAACGTCATCATGGGCCTCGCGTACTTGTCGACGGAAAGGGGCCAGGCGGTgcaggccaaggcgctgAGAGCCATCGAGGAGGTGTACCCGAACGGCGAAGCGTGGGAAAAGTGCCTGGTAGAGGAAAAGGTGCCGTACATTACGGCGCTAGTCAAGGAGACGCTGCGATACTGGACCGTAATCCCCATCTGCCTGCCGCGGACGAGCATCCATGACATCCCGTACGAGGGCACCGTGATACCGGCGGGGACCACGTTTTTCATG AACGCCTACGCGgccgactacgacgacgcgcgGTTCAAGGAGCCCTACGAGTTTGTTCCGGAACGTTatctcgacgacaaggaggTGGGCACGCCGCACTACGCCTACGGGGCCGGGTCGCGCATGTGCGCCGGGTCGCACTTGGCGAACCGCGAGCTGTACACGTTTTACATTCGCATCATTACGGCGTTTGAGGTTGTGCCGGCGCGGAaccacgccgacgcgcccaccatggacgccatcgaggccaACAACACGCCGACGTCGCTCACTATGGACACGAAGCCGTTCAAGGTCGGGCTTCGGGCGCGGGATGAGACCAAGCTGCGGACGTGGAtcgcggaggcggaggagaggaCACGGCATCTGTAA
- a CDS encoding uncharacterized protein (EggNog:ENOG503P04Z~COG:K), with protein MSTAQQPSVSTSASATAPNLRKRRFPYTQVACDECQRRKRKCSGERPCKGCRDSNATCLFERSTRFRSGSRRHRSNEGHHKVPLPKATDAAAPGTSEYYLTLAGKFLASSRPQPDHLTEPAVETTRVDIRFLQCLTDHRRAGDPAGIFGLLTETQWAGILQSYQEECGLQYPCLDLDELRREIRAANRGIPDSNTPPRNRRSRSDAAMHRQQLGDIALLVCAIVSILADARAIEVADATVDEIHAATLVKTHLSSIDLDDLALLVLTSIYFFLSDREQQAWRAIGMVMRLLQELGYHSLRGSGAREERLQDRGERLFWTVYTLDHRWSSGTGLPFGIQDSDIDHDPTFADNSISSAYVKHMVVYCRIASDVRKAFQEQSASIQGISDSTRDFLDFRVLEWRRNLPARLQFQGTEDKFHPDKENRGHYRIRLTLYLRGNQMRTTIHRKSSVRSGANNLDPSNANVMADVAQDTIRVLVGLARDTDIYRAQHRTFNHFLHTALSSLLLAMCCTGDVDMETCLRDAHDAVDLVKRLSTESPITRRLLDKLQYVQDTLSSLRPPRAEETGRKSQKPSRQAEPGATQPTRYPDAADTLLNLRDQPGSTGVALPVAAMSPPADGLQSPSMTRVPFGSDSFAAVTPYAPTPSTSSDSFAPAQPNFPLGLPQGLDFPDSSGYLTLMRFPELGEMLNDYENNFTF; from the exons atGTCCACCGCGCAGCAACCCTCCGTTTCAACATCGGCTTCGGCAACGGCCCCCAACTTGCGCAAGCGTCGCTTTCCCTACACACAGGTCGCATG CGACGAGTGTCAACGACGCAAGAGGAAATGCTCCGGCGAGCGTCCCTGCAAGGGCTGCCGAGACAGCAACGCCACGTGCCTCTTCGAACGCAGCACGCGGTTTAGATCGGGGAGCCGGCGACA cagaAGCAACGAGGGCCACCACAAGGTTCCCCTGCCCAAGGCCACCGAcgcagccgcgccaggcACCTCCGAGTACTACCTCACTCTCGCGGGCAAGTTTTTGGCCTCGTCCAGACCCCAGCCCGACCATCTGACGGAACCCGCTGTTGAGACTACTCGCGTCGACATCCGCTTTCTCCAGTGCCTGACTGACCACCGTCGTGCTGGCGACCCGGCTGGCATATTCGGTCTGCTCACCGAGACGCAGTGGGCTGGCATCCTGCAGAGCTATCAGGAAGAATGCGGTCTTCAATACCCATGcctggacctggacgagCTGAGACGCGAGATACGGGCGGCAAACCGCGGCATCCCGGACTCGAATACCCCCCCGCGTAATCGCCGTAGCAGATCTGATGCGGCCATGCACCGGCAGCAACTCGGCGATATTGCCCTCTTGGTCTGTGCCATCGTCTCCATACTGGCCGACGCCAGAGCTATTGAGGTGGCCGACGCGACCGTTGATGAGATTCACGCTGCCACCCTCGTCAAGACTCACCTGAGCAGCATTGATCTCGACGACCTGGCCCTTCTCGTCCTCACA AGCATATACTTTTTCCTTAGTGACCGAGAACAGCAAGCCTGGAGGGCCATTGGTATGGTAATGAGGCTGCTGCAGGAGTTGGGCTACCATAGCTTGCGGGGCTCTGGTGCAAGGGAAGAGCGGCTCCAAGACCGAGGCGAGAGGCTCTTCTGGACCGTCTACACGCTGGATCATCGATGGAGTTCTGGCACGGGGTTGCCGTTTGGCATCCAAGATTCTGATATTGATCACGACCCGACGTTTGCC GACAACTCCATTTCCTCGGCCTATGTGAAGCACATGGTGGTGTATTGCCGCATTGCCTCGGACGTGCGCAAGGCTTTTCAGGAGCAATCAGCGTCCATACAGGGCATCTCAGACTCGACACGGGATTTCCTCGATTTTCGAGTGCTTGAATGGCGCCGAAACCTTCCCGCACGACTCCAGTTCCAGGGAACCGAGGACAAATTCCACCCCGACAAGGAAAACCGCGGCCACTACCGCATCCGATTGACCCTCTATCTGCGAGGCAATcagatgaggacgacgatcCACAGGAAATCATCTGTCCGCTCGGGGGCAAACAATCTGGATCCGTCCAACGCCAACGTCATGGCGGATGTAGCCCAGGACACCATCCGTGTGCTTGTaggcctcgcccgcgacacGGACATATACCGCGCCCAGCACAGAACTTTTAACCACTTTTTGCACACGGCCCTATCATCCCTTCTGCTCGCTATGTGCTgcaccggcgacgtcgacatggagaCATGTCTGCGGGATGCCCACGACGCAGTGGACTTGGTGAAACGCTTGTCGACCGAATCCCCCATCACTCGACGTctgctcgacaagctgcAGTACGTGCAAGATACGCTCAGCAGTCTTAGGCCCCCTCGCGCCGAGGAAACCGGGCGAAAGAGCCAAAAGCCTTCGCGCCAGGCGGAACCTGGAGCTACCCAGCCAACGAGGTATCCTGACGCTGCGGACACACTGCTGAACTTGCGCGACCAGCCCGGCTCGACAGGGGTTGCGCTGCCAGTTGCGGCCATGTCGCCTCCGGCCGACGGACTGCAGAGCCCATCCATGACGCGCGTGCCTTTCGGAAGCGactccttcgccgccgtcactcCATATgcaccgacgccgtcgacatcgtccGACTCCTTTGCACCCGCCCAGCCAAACTTTCCACTAGGCCTCCCCCAAGGCCTCGACTTTCCTGACTCGTCGGGCTATCTGACGCTGATGAGATTCCCAGAACTGGGTGAGATGTTGAACGATTACGAGAACAACTTTACCTTTTAG
- a CDS encoding uncharacterized protein (COG:S~TransMembrane:1 (o469-491i)~EggNog:ENOG503P7JN): MLASATACHAAFRPGCEDASWDADTDYFLDKYDPKDETLPIAPTYNKTFVAIRNRQRRHVVLHCTNEPPPRSIVGEEALMVKVPVTSVAALDGFSQTVIEMLGLSSTIKRTGAYSDVTSSCIRGNMMNNVTYDDDNWDKADPVNVTFYGDWTRQDKKSVLIYNNGMYPPLSQLAYIKFIGMFYGAEQVANRVYDEIADSYRCAAAQVQQAFMTGGDDDVPSGAFISPVQKSGEGDDLTVFQSEWWSSLLSDAGSKLVNVSADGDTANKRFGPKSVNVQAHSDASAFAKQTWAIIDTTQYDQLPGKRAPAQSPSSDRVDAKSYSQRSGAAPNAYAVKNNNVYLVDKAENRNLRHNFFDRGSARPDLALRDVISIVAPKLLASGYTTSFLRSVTSPGDKTALIRKPDACPARGGEVEALQLVPCDAPSWVKGYKASGLTANAYDRPADSSVKSLAAGGGGGGLTGGQKAGIAVGTVCGVGLVVAGAVLAVVLVRKRRSSSSREEEEELRKKREMEQVEKGSTNSRSTR; this comes from the exons atgttggcctcggccacggcctgccACGCGGCATTCCGCCCGGGGTGTGAGGACGCCTCATGGGACGCGGACACGGACTATTTTCTGGACAAGTACGACCCCAAGGATGAGACCCTCCCCATCGCCCCGACGTACAACAAGACGTTCGTGGCCATCAGGAATCGACAGCGGAGGCACGTggtgctgcactgcaccaACGAGCCTCCGCCACGATCCATCGTGGGTGAGGAAGCGTTGATGGTGAAGGTGCCCGTCacgagcgtggcggcgcttGATGGCTTTAGCCAGACGGTCATAGAG ATGCTCGGACTGTCGTCCACCATCAAGCGCACCGGGGCGTACTCAGACGTCACCAGCTCCTGCATCCGCGGCAACATGATGAACAACGTGacgtacgacgacgacaactgGGACAAGGCCGACCCGGTCAACGTGACGTTTTACGGCGACTGGACGCGACAAGACAAAAAGAGCGTCCTCATCTACAACAACGGCATGTACCCGCCCCTCTCCCAGCTCGCGTACATCAAGTTCATCGGCATGTTCTACGGCGCGGAACAGGTCGCGAACCGGGTATACGACGAGATCGCGGACAGCTATCGCTGTGCGGCCGCCCAAGTGCAGCAGGCCTTTatgacgggcggcgacgacgacgtgccctCCGGGGCGTTCATCTCGCCCGTGCAGaagagcggcgagggcgacgacttGACCGTGTTCCAGAGCGAGTGGTGGTCCTCCCTGCTATCGGACGCCGGCTCCAAGCTCGTCAACGtctccgccgacggcgacaccgCAAACAAGCGCTTCGGGCCCAAGTCGGTCAACGTCCAGGCCCATAGCGACGCGAGCGCCTTCGCGAAGCAGACGTGGGCCATCATCGACACCACGCAGTACGACCAGCTGCCGGGCAAGCGCGCACCCGCGcagtcgccgtcgagcgacCGCGTCGACGCGAAGAGCTATTCGCAACGCTCTGGTGCCGCGCCAAACGCGTATGCCGTCAAGAACAACAACGTCTACTTGGTGGACAAGGCTGAAAACAGGAATCTGCGTCACA acttCTTCGATCGGGGCTCTGCCCGACCGGACCTAGCGCTGCGCGATGTCATCTCCATCGTGGCACCCAAGCTGCTCGCGTCGGGCTACACGACGTCGTTCCTCCGCAGCGTGACGAGCCCGGGGGACAAGACGGCGCTGATCCGGAAGCCAGACGCCTGCccggcgcggggcggggaggtggaggcgctgcagctggtcCCTTGCGACGCGCCCTCGTGGGTGAAGGGGTACAAGGCGTCGGGGCTCACGGCCAACGCGTACGACCGGCCTGCGGACTCGTCGGTCAAGTCTCtagcggcgggagggggcggcggtgggttgacgggcgggcagaaGGCTGGGATCGCGGTCGGGACGGTCTGTGGAGTGGGATTGGTGGTGGCAGGGGCGGTGCTCGCTGTGGTGTTGGTGAGgaagcggcgcagcagcagcagtagagaggaggaggaggagctgcggaAGAAGCGCGAGATGGAGCAAGTCGAGAAGGGGTCCACTAACAGCCGGTCGACGAGGTAG